A stretch of the Fundidesulfovibrio soli genome encodes the following:
- the cpaB gene encoding Flp pilus assembly protein CpaB, translating to MNRGRILLNAVVALVVSLAAGFLVLLWMQSRTAKINTAEVTPQKPMADIVVSRADLPRGAKLDPSSLKMAPYFADAVPQGSFTDFKDLEGRVLMVPLGGNEPVTSAKLFPPGTTGGLEAMVSPGMRAVAVKGNKVMGMGGLILPGSRVDVLMTVDVPSGTVTAEGKTEGKTDSKVTKVVLEDVKVLATGAEAEKKVNVKGQPEEASYDHYTLEVSPEDGEKLALAAHQGQLNFALRNPLDKAVVNTMGADVRTNLASFRGDSATGAKAEPRMIETIRGTTVEKMAVDGSTLKKKQ from the coding sequence ATGAACCGAGGACGCATCCTGCTCAACGCCGTCGTGGCCTTGGTCGTGTCTCTCGCGGCCGGTTTCCTGGTCCTGCTCTGGATGCAGAGCAGGACGGCCAAGATCAATACTGCCGAAGTTACGCCGCAGAAGCCCATGGCGGACATCGTCGTCTCCAGGGCGGACCTGCCAAGGGGCGCCAAGCTCGACCCCTCCAGCCTCAAGATGGCCCCCTACTTCGCCGATGCGGTCCCCCAGGGCAGCTTCACCGACTTCAAGGACCTGGAAGGCCGTGTGCTCATGGTCCCCCTGGGCGGCAACGAGCCCGTCACCTCCGCAAAGCTCTTCCCGCCGGGGACGACCGGCGGCCTGGAAGCCATGGTCAGCCCGGGCATGCGCGCCGTTGCCGTGAAGGGCAACAAGGTGATGGGCATGGGCGGGCTCATCCTGCCCGGCTCACGGGTGGACGTGCTCATGACCGTGGACGTCCCGTCCGGCACGGTGACCGCCGAAGGCAAGACCGAAGGCAAGACGGACAGCAAGGTCACCAAGGTGGTCCTTGAGGATGTGAAGGTGCTCGCCACCGGCGCGGAAGCCGAAAAAAAGGTCAACGTCAAAGGCCAGCCCGAAGAGGCCTCCTACGACCACTACACCCTGGAGGTTTCGCCGGAGGACGGCGAGAAGCTGGCCCTCGCCGCGCACCAGGGGCAATTGAATTTCGCCCTTCGCAACCCCCTGGACAAGGCCGTGGTCAACACCATGGGCGCCGACGTGAGGACCAACCTCGCCTCCTTCAGGGGGGACAGCGCAACAGGCGCGAAGGCCGAACCCAGGATGATCGAGACCATCCGGGGAACAACCGTGGAGAAAATGGCCGTGGACGGCTCCACCCTCAAGAAGAAGCAGTGA